In Mycoplasma mobile 163K, the genomic stretch ACTAAACCTGAACTAGCACCTTCAGCTGCTGAAGCAAATCTTGTTGGTAAACCGATTAAAAGCCCAAATAAAATGAAAAATGGAGCTAAAATAAATGAAGGAAGTGCTATAAAAATTCTTGTAAATAAGTTTATTGAAGCATCGATATAAGTTCCTCTTCTATAACCGGATCATACTCCAAGGGCGATTCCTACAATTACACTTATTAAAAAAGCAGGACCTGCAATTGCTAAAGTAAATAACATTGGCCCAAAGAAAATTTCTGGAATTGTTCTTCCTGAAAATTGGGCTCCAAAACCTACTCTAAAATCCCCTAGAAAAAAACCTCCTAATCATTCTGCTAGTCTTGCTCCAATTGGTCTATTTAAACCAGCAGCAATAAAAGCTTCTTCTGCTTGTTGAGCATTTGTTGCTGTTGCAAAAAATGGATTGGCTCCAAAACTACCTATTAATAAATAAGTTAATATAAGAATTACAAATAAAGCTATCGTGCCTAAAAAAATTCTAATTGATATATATTTAAACATTACTTTCCTTTCTAATTAAGATCTAAATTAATTCTAATATCATTTTGATAAAGAACTCCTCTAACAAAAACTGGTAGAGAAAATCTTGGTTGAACTAAAACATTTGTTAAATTTCCTGAAGAAACAGTAGATTGATTTCCGGTTCTACTCATTTCTAAAGAATTACCTTTAATGGTATTGAATTCTCTTGCCAAAGCAATTAAATCTCTATTTGTTTTTCTATTTTGGTATCCAATTCAAAATTTAGCAAATGCTTCACTTATATTTGAAAAAATAGGTGATCCATCAGGATTTGTTCCAATTTGTACTCTTAAACTTTCTTCTAAATGATTTAATTGATTATTTGTTAAAGCATCTCATTGATCAAATGGTATAGCAACTCTAAATTCAGGATTGGTTGTTCCATTACCAACTATTTCTTTAAAAGCTAATGAAACTTTGTAAAACTCTGGAAATGTTCTAACTAATTGATGATTTG encodes the following:
- a CDS encoding ABC transporter permease yields the protein MFKYISIRIFLGTIALFVILILTYLLIGSFGANPFFATATNAQQAEEAFIAAGLNRPIGARLAEWLGGFFLGDFRVGFGAQFSGRTIPEIFFGPMLFTLAIAGPAFLISVIVGIALGVWSGYRRGTYIDASINLFTRIFIALPSFILAPFFILFGLLIGLPTRFASAAEGASSGLVIASTVLPILVLVFGSLAAYVTYARNETTRVLSSNYILIAKSKGLKSYEIFLKYVLKNISIPLMSLIIPSFIFLLSGSLIVESFFAVPGTSVLFINAFPNGEINIVMFSTFFFATLTIASRILVDIVSILLDPRIKFATKNPYGIYPIIKSYEARKRELKNNSEFTKMGKDLQNE